From the genome of Candidatus Methylomirabilota bacterium, one region includes:
- a CDS encoding vitamin K epoxide reductase family protein codes for MTRDAEHHQPEAGRDRHDQQPPTPHGAHGADDAHTGHDATAGSDHEGGGHQAPAGHGTHDSHVEHAAAPPRLPERVQKLMRHLQEMRVLQAVLGREYDREMAEQRQHDAHVRRLMETDPTGHIETMRPMQEHKALVRELPEALLRHEAELYQEIERLRPPPAVTELEHGPVMAWHVLAEHWVHIAVMPLGAWLLFSPSALAYPSAATAWNDMISGVLVILFAVLSMKGFPWAPWANAAVGLWVAFAPLAFWAPDPASYANDTLVGILIAAFSVIIPMRSEMPGPEVPPGWTYNPSTWAQRAPVIALATVSFFLARYMASFQLGHTPQAWDPIFGAGTELVLTSAVSRAFLVSDAGLGAYSYLLELLSAVMGDGRRWRTMPWMVAMFGVLVIPLGVTSVVLIMLQPVAVGAWCTICLITALFMLIMVAVSLDEVVAMIQFLVVGKRSGASAWRLFWMGGSLPKPVEDIGLSRRPAASGAVGFSTEMFRGASVSWPLLGSALVGAWVMAGPWVFGTTGPAFRFESIFGALAVVTTFVAWAEVTRLFRGVNVLIGLAIAIAAWLFPDMSLAARLGDLVAGLLLVVLSVPRGRIRDRYGSWDPLIV; via the coding sequence ATGACCCGCGACGCGGAGCACCACCAGCCCGAGGCTGGACGCGACCGGCACGACCAACAGCCACCGACTCCGCACGGGGCTCACGGCGCCGATGATGCGCACACCGGACACGACGCGACGGCCGGGTCGGATCACGAAGGCGGCGGGCACCAGGCGCCGGCCGGGCACGGCACCCACGACTCGCACGTCGAGCACGCGGCCGCTCCGCCCCGGCTGCCGGAGCGCGTGCAGAAGCTGATGAGGCACCTGCAGGAGATGCGCGTCCTGCAGGCGGTCCTGGGGCGCGAGTACGACCGTGAGATGGCCGAGCAGCGGCAGCACGATGCGCACGTGCGGCGCCTGATGGAGACCGACCCCACGGGGCACATCGAGACCATGCGTCCCATGCAGGAGCACAAGGCGCTCGTGCGGGAGCTGCCGGAGGCCCTTCTGCGCCACGAGGCGGAGCTGTACCAGGAGATCGAGCGCCTGCGCCCGCCGCCCGCCGTGACCGAACTGGAGCACGGCCCAGTCATGGCCTGGCACGTGCTTGCGGAGCACTGGGTGCACATCGCGGTGATGCCGCTGGGCGCCTGGCTGCTCTTCAGCCCCTCGGCCCTCGCCTACCCCAGCGCCGCCACGGCATGGAACGACATGATCAGCGGTGTGCTGGTGATCCTGTTCGCTGTCCTGAGTATGAAGGGATTCCCGTGGGCGCCATGGGCCAACGCGGCGGTCGGGCTGTGGGTGGCGTTCGCGCCGCTCGCGTTCTGGGCGCCGGATCCCGCCTCGTACGCCAACGACACCCTGGTCGGCATCCTGATCGCCGCGTTCTCCGTGATCATCCCCATGCGCTCGGAGATGCCCGGGCCCGAAGTGCCGCCAGGGTGGACCTACAATCCCTCCACCTGGGCGCAGCGGGCGCCGGTGATCGCCCTCGCGACGGTCAGCTTCTTCCTGGCGCGGTATATGGCGTCGTTCCAGTTGGGTCACACCCCTCAGGCCTGGGACCCCATTTTCGGCGCCGGCACCGAACTGGTGCTGACCTCGGCGGTCTCTCGCGCCTTCCTCGTCTCGGACGCAGGGCTGGGCGCGTACTCGTACCTGCTCGAGCTGCTCTCCGCCGTCATGGGTGATGGCCGCCGCTGGCGCACGATGCCGTGGATGGTGGCGATGTTCGGCGTCCTGGTGATTCCGCTGGGCGTCACCAGCGTGGTGCTGATCATGCTGCAGCCGGTGGCCGTGGGCGCCTGGTGCACGATCTGCCTGATCACCGCGCTGTTCATGCTGATCATGGTCGCGGTGTCCCTGGACGAGGTCGTGGCCATGATCCAGTTCCTGGTCGTCGGCAAGCGCTCCGGGGCGTCCGCCTGGCGCCTGTTCTGGATGGGCGGCAGCTTGCCGAAGCCGGTAGAGGACATCGGCCTCTCGCGCCGCCCCGCGGCGTCCGGGGCGGTGGGCTTCTCGACGGAGATGTTCCGGGGCGCAAGCGTGAGCTGGCCGCTGCTCGGCAGCGCGCTGGTCGGCGCGTGGGTGATGGCCGGCCCCTGGGTGTTCGGCACGACGGGTCCGGCGTTCAGGTTCGAGAGCATCTTCGGCGCGCTGGCAGTCGTCACCACCTTCGTGGCCTGGGCGGAGGTGACGCGCCTGTTCAGGGGCGTGAACGTGCTCATCGGGCTGGCGATCGCCATTGCGGCCTGGCTCTTCCCCGACATGTCGCTCGCCGCGCGGCTGGGCGATCTGGTTGCCGGTCTCCTGCTGGTCGTGCTCAGCGTGCCGCGCGGGCGGATCCGGGACCGCTACGGAAGCTGGGACCCGCTCATCGTTTGA
- a CDS encoding NAD(P)-dependent oxidoreductase, which translates to MNERTGAILVTGSNGYLGYATAKRLSEQYAVVGFDRRAPSHPPPSAECIYVDLTSDPSLRRGLETVRERHGNTLVSVMHFAAHYDFSGAPSPLYEKITVGGTGRLLRLLRDMDFRVEQFIFSSTMLVHAPTTPGRPITEDSPLQPTWAYPRSKVRTEELIRRERGDIPVVMLRLSGVYDDLGHSAPLPRQIQRIFERDPTAYVFAGNPHHGQAMVHSDDVVDLYVRLVERRRDLPPELVLEAGEPETVSYAELQTRLGQLVHGDERWTTIVLPKSLAKLGVWGMELLRLWRIPFVKPWMIDRADDHYELDISRARTVVGWQPRHRLRETLPRVVAALKADPWAWYRENELQMPAWLEAVAPPAPPGELSWERLQELRVEIARMSAALPAAPATAAGHRLA; encoded by the coding sequence ATGAACGAGCGGACGGGCGCGATCCTCGTCACCGGCAGCAACGGCTACCTCGGCTACGCGACAGCCAAGCGGCTCAGTGAGCAGTACGCCGTCGTCGGATTCGACCGGCGGGCTCCGTCGCACCCGCCGCCCAGCGCCGAGTGCATCTACGTCGACCTCACCTCGGATCCGAGCCTGCGCAGGGGGCTGGAAACCGTGCGCGAGCGGCACGGAAACACGCTCGTCTCGGTCATGCACTTCGCGGCGCACTACGACTTCTCGGGAGCCCCGAGCCCGCTCTACGAGAAGATCACCGTGGGCGGCACAGGCCGGCTGTTGCGGCTGCTCCGCGATATGGACTTCCGCGTGGAACAGTTCATCTTCTCCAGCACGATGCTCGTGCACGCGCCCACCACGCCCGGCCGTCCCATCACCGAGGACTCTCCGCTGCAGCCCACCTGGGCCTATCCACGGTCGAAGGTGCGGACCGAGGAGCTGATCCGCCGGGAGCGGGGCGACATCCCCGTGGTCATGCTCCGGCTGTCCGGTGTCTACGACGACCTCGGGCATTCCGCCCCGCTGCCGCGGCAGATCCAGCGGATCTTCGAGCGCGACCCGACGGCCTACGTGTTCGCGGGCAACCCGCACCACGGGCAAGCCATGGTGCACTCCGACGACGTGGTGGACCTCTACGTCCGGCTCGTCGAGCGGCGGCGAGACTTGCCGCCGGAGCTGGTGCTCGAGGCCGGCGAGCCCGAGACGGTCAGCTACGCAGAGCTGCAGACGCGCCTGGGACAGCTCGTCCACGGCGACGAGCGCTGGACGACCATCGTGCTCCCCAAGTCCCTGGCGAAGCTGGGGGTGTGGGGGATGGAACTGCTGCGCCTGTGGCGGATCCCTTTCGTGAAGCCGTGGATGATCGACCGGGCAGATGACCACTACGAGCTCGACATCAGCCGCGCTCGCACGGTGGTGGGGTGGCAACCCAGACACCGGCTTCGTGAGACCCTACCGAGGGTCGTCGCGGCATTGAAGGCCGATCCCTGGGCGTGGTATCGCGAGAACGAACTGCAGATGCCGGCCTGGCTGGAAGCCGTCGCGCCCCCGGCGCCTCCCGGCGAGCTGTCGTGGGAGCGTCTGCAGGAACTCCGTGTCGAGATCGCCCGCATGAGCGCGGCGCTGCCTGCCGCACCGGCCACGGCGGCCGGACACAGGTTGGCTTGA
- a CDS encoding ABC transporter substrate-binding protein: MKLRAGRFVTVLTLALLATPLPAQAQQAGKVYRIGYLAPDSGPSLSSEAFRQGLRDLGWVEGRNIVIEYRWAGGRRERLADLATELVQLKVDIILGSTTPGALAAKKATKTIPIVIPVSNDPVGSGLVESLARPGGNVTGFSFIAQDMTQKRLELLKEVDPGITRVAALLNPTHPRSAAELSEGEVAARELGMQLQVLAVRNPTELESAFSAVIRERADGLIVLSDRLFFNIRGRLAEFAARRRVPFIHYAKEFVEAGGLMSYGPNTTDMYQRAAILVDKILKGAKPADLPVEQPTKFDLVINLKTARALGLTIPPSVLARADQLIE, encoded by the coding sequence ATGAAGCTGCGGGCCGGCCGGTTCGTCACTGTCTTGACTCTCGCGCTCCTCGCCACGCCGCTGCCCGCCCAAGCCCAGCAGGCGGGGAAGGTCTACAGGATCGGCTATCTTGCGCCTGATTCTGGACCGTCGTTATCCTCCGAGGCGTTTAGGCAAGGTCTGCGCGACCTCGGTTGGGTTGAGGGAAGGAACATTGTTATTGAGTACCGATGGGCAGGCGGTAGGCGAGAACGGCTCGCAGACCTCGCGACCGAACTGGTCCAACTCAAAGTAGACATCATTCTGGGCTCGACAACGCCGGGGGCCCTCGCCGCCAAGAAGGCGACGAAGACGATCCCGATCGTCATACCTGTTAGTAACGACCCTGTGGGATCCGGGCTTGTCGAGAGCCTCGCCCGACCAGGCGGGAACGTCACGGGTTTCAGCTTCATTGCACAGGACATGACTCAAAAGCGCCTAGAACTGCTCAAGGAGGTCGATCCGGGAATCACCCGCGTAGCCGCTCTCTTGAATCCGACGCACCCACGTTCCGCGGCCGAGTTAAGCGAGGGGGAGGTCGCGGCCCGGGAGTTGGGGATGCAGCTTCAAGTTCTTGCGGTACGGAATCCCACTGAACTTGAAAGCGCTTTTTCGGCAGTGATCAGAGAGCGGGCCGATGGCCTCATCGTGCTGTCAGACCGATTGTTCTTTAACATCCGCGGAAGGCTCGCGGAGTTCGCTGCAAGGCGTCGGGTGCCTTTCATTCACTATGCGAAGGAGTTCGTGGAGGCTGGTGGCCTCATGTCATACGGTCCGAACACTACGGACATGTACCAGCGTGCCGCTATCCTCGTGGACAAGATTCTAAAAGGCGCCAAACCGGCGGACCTACCGGTGGAGCAGCCTACAAAGTTCGACTTGGTCATCAACCTCAAGACCGCCCGCGCCCTGGGCCTCACCATCCCGCCCTCGGTGCTCGCGCGGGCGGATCAGCTGATTGAGTAG